One window of the Labilibaculum sp. genome contains the following:
- a CDS encoding putative porin, translating to MKQFFLFVTILICLNSYAQVYDGGPGDPQRDKLGNRDKLRKEGNELDSLGYNSVKSVIKSWKLTDFASKREFVELDTVLGFQHNYNPIFRNSISNTYLGNLGSPYISNIYRDRNINEQFLSFSTYRNYMLKPEDVVFYNTTTPFTSVYYETGGPKGQAENLLRVLQTQNINPNWNVGVSYNLISSDGQYQNQKTKLYDFSFFSSYKKERYGLDFVLNQNSLSNEENGGLSLDTDLTEKSEDSENLKVRLDDAKSKLTNFNFFMNHSYGIGEEREVIQEKDTTYSYPINFIYNFTFESDSRRYKETIIDNSFYSNYFFDSKYTFDKVEYSNLRNTFQLVFNENKNKWIRLGARFGIISDFGKYNSRLAVNEVSFHQNDTKIHNNQLLASLFSSAGSFLSWNATGKYVFEGYKQNDFELKYELTKWIGKKDSIHHGVSVLAKLNSKTPDFFLSKYYGNNQQWNLNLDKITELELGIEYFNEKRNLKIGGQINQIDNYTYFGLDAIPEQTGTGITVLTGYLEKRFKLGNFYLNQKLVGQKGSEDKILPLPTFSIYSNNYYKNTFFKGALGLQVGFAVHYNTAFFAPDYMPSTGQFFLQDQKEIGDYPKVDVYFNFRIKRTRIFVMYEHMNASIGSKNYFVAPHYPLNPAMLKYGLIWTFYN from the coding sequence ATGAAACAATTCTTTCTATTTGTAACAATTTTGATTTGTCTTAATTCTTATGCCCAAGTGTATGATGGTGGTCCTGGTGATCCTCAAAGAGATAAACTTGGAAATAGAGATAAATTAAGAAAGGAAGGTAACGAACTTGACAGTTTGGGATATAATAGTGTGAAATCTGTTATTAAGAGTTGGAAACTTACTGATTTTGCTTCAAAAAGAGAGTTTGTTGAGTTGGATACAGTTTTGGGTTTTCAACATAATTACAATCCAATATTTAGAAATAGTATCTCGAATACTTATTTGGGCAATTTAGGTTCTCCATATATTTCTAATATTTATAGAGATCGTAATATCAATGAACAGTTCTTATCGTTTTCTACTTATAGAAACTACATGCTTAAACCGGAAGATGTAGTATTCTACAACACAACCACACCTTTTACAAGTGTTTATTATGAAACAGGTGGACCTAAGGGACAAGCGGAGAATTTATTGAGAGTGTTGCAAACGCAGAATATAAATCCTAACTGGAATGTAGGAGTTAGTTATAACTTAATTTCCAGTGATGGACAGTATCAAAATCAGAAAACAAAATTGTATGATTTTAGCTTTTTTTCATCTTATAAAAAAGAAAGGTACGGTTTAGATTTCGTTTTGAATCAAAATAGTCTAAGTAATGAGGAAAACGGAGGTTTGTCTTTAGATACAGACTTAACTGAAAAAAGTGAGGATTCGGAAAATTTAAAAGTCCGGCTTGATGATGCTAAAAGTAAATTGACCAATTTTAACTTTTTTATGAATCATTCCTATGGTATTGGTGAAGAAAGAGAAGTTATTCAAGAGAAGGATACAACTTATTCTTATCCTATTAATTTCATTTACAATTTTACCTTTGAATCGGATAGTAGGAGATACAAGGAAACGATAATCGATAATTCTTTTTATTCAAATTACTTTTTTGATTCAAAGTATACGTTTGATAAAGTTGAATATTCAAACCTTAGAAATACCTTTCAGCTTGTATTTAATGAAAATAAAAACAAGTGGATTCGTTTAGGTGCCAGGTTTGGAATTATAAGTGATTTTGGAAAGTATAACTCCAGGTTGGCAGTAAATGAAGTTTCCTTTCATCAAAATGATACGAAAATACATAACAATCAACTTCTTGCAAGTTTATTTAGTTCAGCAGGTTCATTCTTAAGTTGGAATGCGACAGGAAAGTATGTATTCGAAGGATATAAGCAAAACGATTTTGAGCTGAAGTATGAATTAACAAAATGGATTGGAAAAAAAGATTCAATTCATCATGGTGTATCTGTTCTTGCTAAATTAAATTCTAAAACACCTGATTTTTTTCTTTCTAAGTATTATGGAAATAACCAGCAGTGGAATTTGAATTTGGATAAGATTACAGAATTAGAGCTTGGAATTGAATATTTTAATGAGAAAAGGAATTTAAAAATAGGTGGGCAAATTAACCAAATAGATAATTATACTTATTTTGGACTGGATGCTATTCCCGAACAAACAGGTACAGGAATTACGGTATTGACCGGATATTTGGAAAAAAGATTCAAATTGGGAAACTTTTATCTAAACCAAAAGTTAGTTGGTCAAAAAGGATCTGAGGATAAAATTTTACCATTACCAACTTTTTCAATCTATAGTAATAATTATTATAAAAATACATTTTTTAAAGGCGCACTGGGGCTTCAAGTAGGATTTGCCGTGCATTACAATACAGCATTTTTTGCTCCTGATTATATGCCATCAACAGGACAGTTTTTTTTACAGGATCAGAAAGAAATTGGTGATTATCCTAAGGTTGATGTGTACTTTAATTTTAGAATTAAACGTACTCGTATATTTGTTATGTATGAGCATATGAATGCGTCGATAGGCAGTAAAAATTATTTTGTTGCTCCACACTACCCTCTCAATCCAGCCATGTTAAAATATGGACTAATCTGGACTTTTTACAATTAA
- a CDS encoding transglycosylase SLT domain-containing protein — MVGLQIEEKPVVELKHVKLRGKLRVVTDYNSTNYFVYKGHTMGFQYEMLEALAKHLGVKLELTVNNDLVSAFASLERGDVDLLGMNLAVTSDRMENFNFTIPHSQSRQVLIQRSPINDSTGFIRNKSELGGKRIHVQAGSSFQEHLLRLSNEMEMPVDIVVVEMLEVEELISMVASGEIDYTIADENVAMVNSSYYPGIEFKTSVSLPQNLAWALRKGANHLTHDVNMWLMDFQKTKEYRRIYQRYFRSSRIEEMMQSEYFTVKSGKISDFDDLLKEKAKLIDWDWRLLSALISQESNFDPKAQSWVGAFGLMQLMPETAYRYDVDSLSSPIENVDAGVRHLKYLKGKLDETLSDRTDELKFLLASYNVGLGHVLDARRLAEKNGKNPDQWKGSVDYYLLNKSKPEFFNDPVVKYGYCRGSEPYQYVNKILERYNNYQNIVLLN; from the coding sequence ATGGTAGGATTGCAAATTGAGGAAAAACCAGTTGTGGAGTTAAAGCATGTAAAGCTTCGTGGTAAGTTACGTGTAGTTACAGATTACAATTCTACCAACTACTTTGTATACAAGGGGCATACGATGGGGTTTCAATATGAAATGCTGGAAGCTTTGGCAAAACACCTGGGAGTTAAGTTGGAGTTGACTGTAAACAATGATTTGGTATCTGCTTTTGCCTCTTTAGAACGAGGTGATGTAGATCTATTAGGAATGAATTTAGCTGTGACTTCTGATCGCATGGAAAACTTTAATTTCACGATTCCGCATAGTCAGTCACGACAGGTGTTAATTCAGCGAAGTCCTATTAATGATTCTACTGGTTTCATTAGAAACAAGTCTGAATTAGGAGGTAAGCGAATTCATGTACAAGCAGGATCATCATTTCAAGAGCATTTGCTAAGACTCTCTAATGAAATGGAAATGCCTGTTGATATTGTGGTCGTTGAAATGTTGGAGGTGGAGGAACTGATATCTATGGTTGCCAGTGGTGAGATTGATTATACTATTGCAGATGAAAATGTTGCAATGGTTAATTCTTCATATTATCCGGGTATCGAGTTTAAGACAAGTGTGAGTTTGCCGCAGAACCTGGCATGGGCCTTGCGAAAAGGAGCGAATCATTTAACTCATGATGTTAATATGTGGTTAATGGATTTTCAAAAAACGAAAGAATACAGAAGAATTTACCAACGATATTTTAGGAGCAGCCGTATCGAAGAGATGATGCAAAGTGAATACTTTACGGTAAAAAGTGGTAAGATTTCGGACTTTGATGATCTACTTAAGGAAAAGGCGAAGCTAATAGATTGGGATTGGAGATTGCTGTCGGCATTGATCTCTCAGGAATCTAATTTCGATCCTAAGGCGCAGTCGTGGGTTGGTGCTTTTGGTTTAATGCAATTGATGCCCGAAACAGCTTATAGATACGATGTTGATTCACTTTCTTCTCCTATTGAGAATGTTGATGCCGGAGTTAGGCATTTAAAATATTTAAAAGGGAAATTGGATGAGACTCTGTCTGACAGGACGGATGAGTTGAAATTTTTACTTGCATCTTATAATGTTGGATTAGGACATGTGCTGGATGCAAGACGTTTGGCTGAAAAGAATGGTAAAAATCCTGATCAATGGAAGGGAAGTGTTGACTATTATTTATTGAATAAATCGAAGCCGGAATTTTTTAATGATCCAGTTGTAAAATATGGTTATTGCCGTGGTTCGGAGCCTTATCAGTACGTGAATAAAATTTTGGAACGTTATAATAATTACCAAAACATTGTATTACTGAATTAG
- a CDS encoding CoA pyrophosphatase — protein MSNLETIFDLEQFTSIVNNELNNGLPGFEAQNLMSPSIRDHALKTSDPSIARDSSVLLLFYPNDGQMYIPFMKRTTGNNSHSGQISLPGGKYEESDANRTITAIRETNEELGVDCKKIKILGFLTELYIPVSNFMVLPVLGYCEKRPEFKLNKFEVEEIIEMPVSQLLGKENISHFTINKNGFEIHAPYFQAKEHKIWGATAMILSELREMFLRAGLIQ, from the coding sequence ATGAGTAATTTAGAAACAATATTTGACCTTGAACAATTTACCAGTATAGTAAACAATGAACTAAATAATGGATTACCTGGTTTCGAGGCTCAAAACCTAATGTCCCCGTCAATTCGGGATCATGCCCTTAAAACAAGTGATCCTAGTATTGCCCGGGATAGCAGTGTATTACTTCTATTTTATCCAAACGATGGTCAAATGTATATTCCCTTCATGAAAAGAACGACAGGAAACAACAGTCATAGTGGCCAAATTAGTTTACCCGGAGGAAAATATGAAGAAAGTGATGCAAACAGAACAATAACTGCAATCCGCGAAACAAATGAAGAGCTTGGTGTCGACTGCAAAAAAATAAAAATATTAGGCTTCTTAACAGAACTTTATATTCCGGTCAGCAATTTTATGGTTTTGCCTGTATTAGGCTACTGCGAAAAAAGACCTGAATTTAAATTGAACAAATTTGAAGTTGAGGAAATAATAGAAATGCCTGTATCTCAATTATTAGGAAAAGAGAACATTAGCCATTTCACCATTAACAAAAATGGATTTGAAATACACGCTCCTTATTTTCAAGCAAAAGAACACAAAATTTGGGGAGCTACTGCCATGATTTTATCCGAATTAAGAGAGATGTTTCTTCGAGCCGGACTAATTCAGTAA